GCTGCGCGACGACGTCGCGACGCTCGTCCCCGGCCGCGCGGTGGGCTACGCGCGCCGCGGCGCCGGCTGGCGCACCAGCGTCCCGAACTTCGACGTCGTCGGCTCGACGAACCTCGAGACGACGGTCGGCGACCTGCTGCGCTGGGGCGCGCACCTCGACCACCCGGCGCCGGACGATGCGGCGCTCGTGCGACGGATGCACGCGCCCGGCGTGCTCGCGAACGGCGACACGCTCGCCTACGGCCTGGGGCTCGCGCTCGCGCGCGACCGCGGGCTGACGGTGGCCGAGCACGAGGGGCGCGACCCCGGGTTCCGTGCGTATCTGGGGCGATGGATGGAGCCCGCGCTGACCGTCGCGCTCCTCTGCAACGCCGCCGCGCTCGACCCGGTCGGATTGGGGCACGCGGTGGCCGACCTCGCGCTTGGCCCGCGCCCCACGCCGTCGCCACCGCCCGCGGCGACCGCCGCCGTGGCGCCCGACCAGACGCGGACGCTCGCGTGGGCCGGCGTGTACCTCGATCCCGGGACGCGGCAGGTGGTCGAGTTCACCGCGCGCGACGGCGTGCTGTACAACCGGCGCGACGGCGGCGAGCGCATCGAGGCGCTGGACGCGCGGCGCGCGCGCATCGTCGGCGTGCCGCTGGAGCTCGCGTTCGGCGACGGCGCGCACCCCGGCTTCCGGGTGCGCTGGTTCGCACCGGGGCGGCGCGTCGACACGTTCGTCTGGCAGGCGCCCGTGGCGCCGGTGCTCGACCGGGCCGCGCTGGCGACGTACGCCGGCGCGTACGCGAGCCGCGAGCTGGACGCGACCTATCGCGTGGAGGTGCACGACTCGACGCTCGTGCTGCGCACGGGCGCGACGCCCGGGCTCGTCGCGCGGGCCGTCTTCCGCGACGCGTTCGTGAGCGGGCAGTACACGATCCGGTTCACGCGCCGCGGCGGGCGCGTGGCCGGGTTCGAGATCAGCCATCCGCGCGCGCGGGGCGTCGCCTTCGTGCGCACGGACGGCGCGCGATAGCCGCGTCCGATCCGCACCGACGCTGTTAGCTTTCTCCAGGGTGCCGGCGCATGCGAATTCTCGCCGCCGGCCCACACCCTGGAGTCGACGATGACGCACGGCCCCGAGATGGATTCCGAGACGGGGATGGAGCTCCCCACGCTCGGCCGCACCCTGCGCCTGTTCGGGCGCGCGTTCCTGCTGCGCTGCCCGAACTGCGGCCACGGACCGGTGCTGGAGCACTGGATGAAGCTGCGCCTGAAGTGCGGCACGTGCGGGCTGCGGCTGCAGCGCGGCGAGCACGACACCGTGATGGGCTTCGCGTTCATCCTCTTCACGCTGATCGGCCTGTTCTCCTACGCCGTCCTCGTGGTCACGCTGCTCGTGACACGCGCGACGCCGTGGGACCTGCTGGAGAACGGGCTGCCGCTGCTCGTGCT
This is a stretch of genomic DNA from Roseisolibacter agri. It encodes these proteins:
- a CDS encoding serine hydrolase, translated to MAPRTLLATRPRTLALPLAIALAVALPAAGAAQARTAPADTADALPVHRPDFAARVDSLFDRWRGTDRPGCAVGVGHRGRVVLERGYGMADLESAAPMTPATVVHAASLAKSVTAYAVLLLERDGKLSLDDDVRRHVPELPDYGHRITIRHLLTHTSGLRDFFELLILARGRFEEDRITDADAMAMIARQRTVDFAPGTEHQYVNTGYLLAAHVVARVSGQPFASFVTSRILAPLGMSHTRLRDDVATLVPGRAVGYARRGAGWRTSVPNFDVVGSTNLETTVGDLLRWGAHLDHPAPDDAALVRRMHAPGVLANGDTLAYGLGLALARDRGLTVAEHEGRDPGFRAYLGRWMEPALTVALLCNAAALDPVGLGHAVADLALGPRPTPSPPPAATAAVAPDQTRTLAWAGVYLDPGTRQVVEFTARDGVLYNRRDGGERIEALDARRARIVGVPLELAFGDGAHPGFRVRWFAPGRRVDTFVWQAPVAPVLDRAALATYAGAYASRELDATYRVEVHDSTLVLRTGATPGLVARAVFRDAFVSGQYTIRFTRRGGRVAGFEISHPRARGVAFVRTDGAR
- a CDS encoding DUF983 domain-containing protein, yielding MTHGPEMDSETGMELPTLGRTLRLFGRAFLLRCPNCGHGPVLEHWMKLRLKCGTCGLRLQRGEHDTVMGFAFILFTLIGLFSYAVLVVTLLVTRATPWDLLENGLPLLVLVELFAFFPFAKLLWLAFDLTLRPVTASELEWHRSATRAYETERDAIR